One window of the Pedobacter ginsengisoli genome contains the following:
- a CDS encoding inositol oxygenase family protein, translating to MKESRKEELSPLSSLDVWEDDVLKRYPEPGVPEKKKEEFRNYDSPENDSVREFYRLNHKYQTYGNVLAKKANFLQFDKKEMPWWAAMEYLNTLVDDSDPDTSLDQLQHLLQTAEAIRADGHPDWFVLTGFIHDLGKVLCLFGEPQWNVVGDSFPVGCKFSDKIVYPDFFSDNPDNTDERYNTKYGVYTHQCGLDNVHMSWGHDEYLYHITKDYLPEQALYMIRYHSFYSQHREHAYDHLLNAHDQEMFKWVDKFNPYDLYSKSPKPPVVSELKPYYEDLIAKYLPATVKL from the coding sequence ATGAAAGAGTCAAGAAAAGAGGAACTATCTCCATTGTCTAGTCTCGATGTGTGGGAGGACGATGTACTAAAAAGATACCCGGAACCCGGTGTACCTGAAAAAAAGAAAGAAGAGTTCAGAAACTATGATAGTCCTGAAAACGATTCTGTTCGCGAGTTCTATCGTTTAAACCACAAGTACCAAACCTATGGGAATGTGCTTGCAAAAAAAGCCAACTTTTTACAGTTTGATAAAAAAGAAATGCCCTGGTGGGCTGCAATGGAATATCTGAATACTCTGGTTGACGACTCAGATCCTGACACATCTTTAGATCAGCTGCAGCATTTGTTACAAACTGCCGAGGCCATTAGGGCCGATGGACATCCGGATTGGTTTGTTCTAACCGGTTTTATACATGACCTGGGCAAGGTGCTTTGCCTTTTTGGAGAACCTCAGTGGAATGTTGTTGGCGATTCATTTCCTGTAGGCTGTAAGTTTTCGGACAAAATTGTATATCCCGATTTCTTTTCAGACAACCCGGACAATACTGATGAACGGTATAACACAAAGTATGGGGTATATACACATCAGTGCGGATTAGATAATGTACACATGTCATGGGGGCACGATGAATACCTATATCACATCACAAAAGATTACCTGCCTGAACAAGCTTTGTACATGATTCGTTACCACTCATTTTACTCGCAACATCGTGAGCATGCTTATGATCATTTACTAAATGCCCATGATCAGGAAATGTTTAAATGGGTAGATAAGTTTAATCCTTATGATTTATACTCAAAAAGTCCTAAACCGCCGGTTGTATCAGAGCTAAAGCCATATTACGAAGATCTGATTGCAAAATACTTACCAGCAACAGTTAAGCTTTAA
- a CDS encoding YoaK family protein, with protein MKLAALLCVTAGFVNAAGFLGFSVLTTNVTGHAALFAERIAMQDWQTARVVALWMFLFLAGAFISSLTVSLIGRNQQFSYVIPILMELLVLLIVGLAGYRYDGSLVARELFAGSLLFVMGLQNALVSMISGSVVRTTHLTGTFTDLGIELAQIIQKGNRKNAVLRSRIKMRAAIISFFLFGALLGAYLFNVFQFHAFLFPVAVLLYTLFYDIFRISIKRFYRNLQLPWKNH; from the coding sequence GTGAAACTGGCCGCATTGCTATGCGTGACGGCAGGTTTTGTAAACGCCGCCGGATTCCTGGGTTTTTCCGTACTAACGACTAATGTGACCGGGCACGCCGCATTGTTCGCCGAGCGGATCGCCATGCAGGACTGGCAGACGGCGCGGGTGGTGGCATTGTGGATGTTCCTTTTTCTGGCCGGGGCTTTCATCTCCAGCCTGACCGTTTCGCTGATCGGCCGCAACCAGCAGTTTTCCTATGTCATTCCCATCCTGATGGAATTGCTTGTTTTACTTATCGTAGGACTGGCGGGTTACCGGTATGATGGCAGCCTGGTTGCCAGGGAACTCTTTGCGGGAAGTTTACTATTTGTGATGGGCTTGCAAAATGCGCTGGTCTCGATGATATCCGGTTCTGTGGTAAGGACGACGCACCTTACCGGCACATTTACAGATCTGGGAATTGAACTTGCCCAGATCATTCAAAAGGGAAACCGGAAGAATGCGGTATTGCGTTCCAGGATTAAAATGCGGGCAGCCATTATCTCATTTTTCCTGTTTGGTGCGCTTCTGGGTGCTTACCTGTTTAACGTGTTTCAGTTCCATGCCTTTTTGTTTCCTGTAGCCGTCTTATTGTATACGTTATTTTACGATATTTTCAGGATCAGCATCAAACGTTTTTACCGTAACCTTCAGCTTCCCTGGAAAAATCATTAG
- a CDS encoding methyltransferase domain-containing protein, which produces MTTGALNLLDYQDDDAFDRHFSPRIKKLSKLHWSPMAVVKKAAEFLAPSPGSRIIDIGSGAGKFCIAAAQHCPESEFHGIEQRESLYLTALRSKVLSGLDNVHFMHGDFTELNLNPYTGIYFFNSFAENLYTFDRIDNTIQHSASLYNYYTSYLYNILEEKPSGTRLASYHVSENDIPICYELIATDFKNNLKLWISR; this is translated from the coding sequence ATGACAACCGGGGCCTTAAACTTATTAGATTATCAGGATGATGATGCTTTTGACAGGCATTTTTCTCCCAGAATCAAGAAATTGTCCAAACTGCACTGGAGCCCTATGGCAGTCGTAAAAAAGGCAGCGGAATTTCTGGCGCCATCTCCGGGCAGCAGGATCATAGACATCGGCAGCGGTGCCGGAAAATTCTGTATCGCAGCCGCCCAGCATTGCCCGGAATCAGAATTCCACGGAATTGAACAACGTGAAAGCCTCTACCTGACCGCGCTGCGTTCAAAAGTACTTTCAGGTCTGGATAATGTACATTTTATGCATGGTGATTTTACCGAGCTGAACCTGAATCCTTATACCGGTATTTACTTTTTCAATTCCTTCGCGGAAAACCTGTACACCTTTGACAGGATTGACAACACGATACAGCACTCGGCCAGTTTGTATAACTATTACACCAGTTACTTATACAATATACTTGAAGAAAAACCCAGCGGCACCAGGCTCGCCAGTTACCATGTGAGTGAAAATGATATTCCCATTTGTTACGAGCTCATTGCAACCGACTTTAAAAACAACCTTAAACTGTGGATCAGCCGCTAA